Proteins from one Phyllobacterium zundukense genomic window:
- the parE gene encoding DNA topoisomerase IV subunit B, which produces MDDNNDLFSAIVKTARERQAASEPARSDQVAKPAPALPVKSARTAPEASGNYNAADIEVLEGLEPVRRRPGMYIGGTDERALHHLFAEVIDNSMDEAVAGHANFIDIDLDENGYLSVTDNGRGMPVDPHPKFKDKSALEVIMTMLHAGGKFDSKVYETSGGLHGVGVSVVNALSDHVEVEVARNRRLYRQRFSRGKALGPLEEVGEVQNRRGTRVTFHPDAEIFGQGAKFDPARLYKMARSKAYLFGGVEIRWNCAPSLLDPKDPTPDKAVFHFPGGLKDYLGASLGKDFQITREMFAGKTEKTSGHGAMEWAVAWYGGDGFVNSYCNTIPTGEGGTHEAGLRIALTRGLKAYAELTGNKRASIITTDDVMISAAAMLSVFIREPEFVGQTKDKLATVEAQRIVENVIRDPFDHWLAASPQEASKLLDWVVDRAEERVKRRQEKEVNRKSAVKKLRLPGKLADCSQTGALGAELFIVEGDSAGGSAKQARDRATQAVLPLRGKILNVVSAGREKMTANQQIGDLILALGCGTRSKYRDEDLRYDRIIIMTDADVDGAHIASLLITFFYQEMPELIRNGHLFLGVPPLYRLAQGGKVAYARNDAHKDELLKTLFTGKGKVEIGRFKGLGEMRADQLKETTMDRKKRTLLRVQIDEEWANETKLAVDDLMGTRPDARFRFIQDRAAFVEELDI; this is translated from the coding sequence ATGGATGACAATAACGACCTCTTTTCAGCGATCGTAAAAACCGCGCGCGAGCGGCAGGCGGCGAGCGAACCCGCACGTTCTGATCAAGTTGCCAAGCCTGCCCCCGCCCTGCCTGTCAAATCCGCGCGCACCGCGCCCGAAGCCAGCGGCAATTACAATGCCGCCGATATCGAGGTTCTGGAAGGGCTGGAGCCGGTTCGCCGCCGTCCGGGCATGTATATTGGTGGCACGGACGAGCGCGCGCTGCATCATCTGTTCGCTGAAGTCATCGATAATTCCATGGACGAGGCCGTTGCCGGTCACGCCAATTTCATCGATATCGATCTCGACGAAAACGGCTATCTGTCGGTCACGGACAATGGTCGCGGCATGCCGGTCGATCCGCATCCGAAATTCAAGGACAAATCCGCGCTCGAAGTCATCATGACGATGCTGCACGCCGGCGGCAAGTTCGACTCCAAAGTCTACGAAACCTCCGGCGGCCTGCATGGCGTCGGTGTTTCGGTCGTCAACGCGCTCTCGGACCACGTTGAAGTCGAGGTCGCGCGCAACCGCCGCCTTTATCGCCAGCGCTTTTCGCGCGGCAAGGCGCTTGGACCGCTTGAAGAAGTCGGCGAAGTGCAGAACCGGCGCGGAACGCGTGTGACCTTCCATCCCGATGCCGAGATCTTCGGTCAGGGCGCCAAGTTCGACCCCGCGCGGCTTTACAAGATGGCGCGCTCGAAAGCCTATCTCTTCGGTGGCGTCGAAATCCGGTGGAATTGCGCGCCGTCGCTGCTCGATCCGAAGGATCCGACGCCGGACAAGGCCGTCTTCCATTTCCCGGGCGGCCTCAAGGATTATCTCGGCGCCTCGCTCGGCAAGGATTTTCAGATCACGCGCGAAATGTTTGCAGGAAAGACGGAGAAAACCAGCGGCCATGGCGCCATGGAATGGGCTGTCGCCTGGTATGGCGGCGATGGTTTCGTCAATTCCTATTGCAATACCATTCCGACAGGCGAAGGCGGCACCCATGAAGCGGGGCTGCGCATCGCGCTCACCCGCGGCCTCAAGGCCTATGCGGAACTCACCGGCAACAAGCGCGCCTCGATCATCACCACCGATGACGTCATGATCTCCGCTGCCGCCATGCTTTCGGTGTTCATCCGCGAGCCGGAGTTCGTTGGCCAGACCAAGGACAAGCTGGCGACGGTCGAAGCACAGCGCATCGTTGAAAATGTCATTCGCGATCCATTCGATCATTGGCTCGCCGCCTCGCCGCAGGAAGCATCGAAGTTGCTCGACTGGGTGGTGGACCGGGCTGAAGAGCGCGTCAAACGCCGCCAGGAAAAAGAGGTCAATCGCAAATCCGCCGTCAAGAAGCTGCGCCTGCCGGGCAAGCTTGCCGATTGCAGCCAGACCGGGGCGCTGGGCGCCGAGCTCTTCATCGTGGAGGGCGACAGCGCTGGCGGTTCGGCCAAACAGGCGCGCGATCGCGCCACACAGGCTGTGCTGCCGCTGCGCGGCAAGATTTTGAATGTGGTCAGTGCCGGACGCGAAAAGATGACGGCCAACCAGCAGATCGGCGATCTCATCCTGGCGCTCGGTTGCGGCACCCGCTCGAAATACCGCGACGAGGATTTGCGCTACGACCGCATCATCATCATGACCGACGCCGACGTCGATGGCGCGCATATCGCATCGCTGCTCATCACCTTCTTCTACCAGGAAATGCCCGAGCTGATCCGCAACGGCCACCTCTTCCTTGGTGTACCGCCACTCTACCGTCTCGCGCAGGGCGGCAAGGTCGCCTATGCCCGCAACGATGCCCATAAGGACGAGCTCCTGAAGACGCTGTTTACCGGCAAGGGCAAGGTTGAGATCGGCCGGTTCAAGGGCCTTGGCGAAATGCGCGCCGACCAGCTCAAGGAAACCACGATGGACCGCAAGAAGCGCACCCTGCTGCGTGTCCAGATCGACGAGGAATGGGCCAACGAAACCAAGCTTGCCGTGGACGATCTGATGGGCACCCGCCCCG
- a CDS encoding GIY-YIG nuclease family protein: MEVTVYILRCADGSYYTGLTKQEVEGRVWEHNAAIYNGYTRSRLPVELVFTETYDRILDAIARERQIKGWSRVKKQALIAMNYEGLPELSRNRSKRSE, translated from the coding sequence ATGGAAGTAACCGTTTATATTCTTCGTTGTGCGGATGGTTCATATTACACAGGACTCACGAAGCAGGAAGTCGAAGGCCGGGTGTGGGAGCACAACGCGGCGATCTACAATGGTTACACACGCTCGCGGCTTCCTGTTGAACTTGTTTTTACCGAGACCTACGATCGCATTTTGGATGCGATCGCGCGCGAACGGCAAATCAAAGGATGGTCGCGTGTGAAGAAGCAAGCACTTATTGCCATGAACTATGAAGGACTTCCCGAGCTCTCCAGGAATCGCTCAAAGCGCTCAGAATAA
- a CDS encoding DMT family transporter, whose protein sequence is MENTTAQQVQGVSMMAAAMFFLPVMDAIAKWLSTVDSVSPATVTLFRFGFQAMLAAMIIIAMTGVKSLRPVKLWGNLFRGVLMGVGGLCFYAAIKYMPLADAIAVFFVEPLMLTTLSAILLKEHVGWRRWMAVAIGFIGTLIVIQPSWELFGWVSLLPLGTAASFAFYLILNRRYGTADTTLVMQLYAGVGGTLTTLVALFFGAAFEVSDMTFGLPANALSWSLLFAMGVIATTGHQLITNASRLAPASLLAPFQYLEIVMAVLIGLFVFNEFPTASKWLGIAIIVASGAYLIWREGKRKASEPAYN, encoded by the coding sequence ATGGAAAATACAACCGCACAGCAGGTGCAGGGTGTGTCGATGATGGCGGCGGCCATGTTCTTCCTGCCCGTGATGGACGCCATTGCCAAATGGCTTTCGACGGTGGACAGCGTCTCGCCGGCAACCGTAACGCTCTTCCGTTTTGGATTTCAGGCCATGCTTGCCGCGATGATCATCATTGCCATGACCGGGGTCAAATCCTTAAGGCCCGTCAAGCTATGGGGTAATCTGTTTCGCGGCGTTCTCATGGGTGTCGGAGGGCTCTGTTTCTATGCGGCGATCAAATACATGCCGTTGGCGGACGCCATAGCCGTGTTCTTCGTTGAACCGTTGATGCTGACGACCCTTTCGGCAATCCTGCTGAAGGAACATGTCGGCTGGCGCAGGTGGATGGCCGTCGCCATCGGGTTCATCGGCACACTGATCGTTATTCAGCCCAGCTGGGAACTCTTCGGCTGGGTTTCGCTTTTGCCTCTGGGCACGGCAGCATCCTTTGCCTTCTATCTTATCCTGAACCGACGGTATGGCACCGCCGACACAACGCTTGTCATGCAGTTATATGCGGGAGTAGGCGGTACGCTGACGACTCTCGTCGCGCTGTTCTTCGGCGCAGCCTTCGAGGTCAGCGATATGACATTCGGACTTCCCGCCAATGCCCTGTCGTGGTCTTTGCTCTTCGCAATGGGCGTCATTGCGACAACCGGACACCAGCTGATCACCAACGCCTCGCGCCTTGCCCCCGCCTCGCTGCTGGCGCCGTTTCAATATCTCGAAATCGTCATGGCAGTGCTCATCGGGCTCTTTGTCTTCAACGAATTCCCTACCGCATCGAAGTGGCTGGGAATCGCCATCATCGTCGCTTCCGGCGCCTATCTGATCTGGCGAGAGGGCAAACGCAAAGCGAGCGAGCCTGCGTATAACTAG
- a CDS encoding acetyl/propionyl/methylcrotonyl-CoA carboxylase subunit alpha produces MFKKILIANRGEIACRVIKTARRMGIATVAVYSDADRDAVHVEMADEAVHIGPAAAAESYLVADKIIAACKETGAEAVHPGYGFLSERASFCEALEEQGIIFVGPKPKAIIAMGDKIESKKFANAAKVSTVPGFLDVITDPAHAERIAGEIGYPVMIKASAGGGGKGMRIAWNKSEVRDGFERATSEARNSFGDERVFIEKFIVDPRHIEIQVLADAFGNSIYLGERECSVQRRNQKVVEEAPSPFLDEATRKAMGEQAVALAKAVDYQSAGTVEFIVDKDRNFYFLEMNTRLQVEHPVTELITGIDLVEQMIRIAAGEKLAIKQADVKLNGWAVESRLYAEDPYRNFLPSIGRLTRYRPPAEGPVGKAIIRNDTGVTEGSEISMFYDPMVAKLCTWAPTRLEAIDAMADALDTFVVDGIAHNIPFLAALMQHTRWREGRLSTAFIAEEFPDGFKPISPSPDDLDILAAVALAVELVRKERLDRLSDRLRPHTGKMRTEWEVRIKDDYVPITIANCVAKPPVKIELSIRGGDVVTVRSDWQPGDAVWSGYIDKRAVKAQLRPVLNGMRIDWRGMSIIAHAMQKHVAALEKLMPVKIPPDTSKLLLCPMPGLIVSINVTEGQEVKAGETLAIVEAMKMENVLRADRDLTVSAINAKQGDSLAVDAVIMEFI; encoded by the coding sequence GTGTTCAAAAAGATACTGATTGCCAACCGTGGCGAGATTGCCTGCCGGGTCATTAAAACTGCGCGCAGGATGGGGATTGCCACGGTTGCGGTTTATTCCGATGCGGATCGCGATGCTGTGCATGTGGAGATGGCCGACGAGGCAGTGCATATCGGGCCGGCTGCTGCTGCCGAAAGCTATCTGGTGGCGGACAAGATCATCGCCGCATGCAAGGAGACCGGCGCGGAAGCCGTTCACCCCGGCTACGGGTTTCTCTCCGAGCGGGCTTCCTTTTGCGAGGCGCTGGAAGAGCAGGGCATCATCTTCGTCGGGCCGAAGCCCAAGGCGATCATCGCCATGGGCGACAAGATCGAATCGAAAAAATTCGCCAACGCGGCCAAGGTGAGCACTGTTCCGGGCTTTCTCGACGTCATCACCGACCCGGCCCATGCGGAGCGGATCGCCGGCGAGATCGGCTACCCGGTGATGATCAAGGCTTCAGCAGGCGGCGGCGGCAAGGGCATGCGCATCGCCTGGAACAAATCGGAAGTGCGCGACGGTTTCGAGCGTGCGACCTCCGAAGCGCGCAATTCCTTCGGTGATGAGCGGGTTTTCATCGAGAAGTTCATCGTCGACCCGCGCCATATCGAAATTCAGGTGCTGGCCGATGCTTTCGGCAACTCCATCTATCTGGGCGAGCGCGAATGTTCGGTACAGCGACGCAACCAGAAGGTGGTGGAGGAAGCGCCGTCACCCTTTCTGGACGAGGCGACGCGCAAGGCCATGGGCGAGCAGGCGGTGGCGCTGGCCAAGGCGGTGGACTACCAGAGTGCCGGAACGGTGGAGTTCATCGTCGACAAGGACCGCAATTTCTATTTCCTCGAGATGAATACGCGGCTGCAGGTGGAACACCCGGTGACCGAACTGATCACCGGGATCGATCTGGTCGAGCAGATGATCCGCATTGCCGCTGGCGAAAAGCTGGCGATCAAGCAGGCCGATGTGAAGCTCAATGGCTGGGCTGTCGAAAGCCGGCTCTACGCGGAAGACCCGTATCGCAACTTCCTGCCGTCGATCGGACGGCTGACGCGCTATCGCCCGCCGGCGGAGGGGCCGGTGGGCAAGGCGATCATCCGCAACGACACGGGCGTGACCGAGGGCTCGGAAATCTCGATGTTCTACGACCCGATGGTCGCCAAGCTCTGCACCTGGGCACCGACGAGGCTCGAAGCCATCGATGCGATGGCGGACGCGCTGGATACGTTCGTCGTCGACGGTATCGCGCACAACATCCCGTTTCTCGCCGCGCTGATGCAGCACACGCGCTGGCGCGAGGGCAGGCTTTCGACCGCCTTCATCGCCGAGGAATTTCCCGATGGGTTCAAGCCGATTTCGCCGTCACCGGACGATCTGGATATATTGGCGGCGGTCGCGCTGGCAGTCGAACTGGTGCGCAAGGAGCGGCTGGATCGATTGTCGGATCGTTTGCGGCCGCATACGGGCAAGATGCGCACCGAATGGGAAGTGCGGATCAAGGACGATTATGTGCCGATCACGATTGCAAACTGTGTGGCCAAACCGCCTGTGAAGATCGAGCTTTCAATTCGTGGCGGCGATGTCGTTACCGTTCGCAGCGACTGGCAGCCCGGCGACGCCGTATGGAGCGGCTATATCGACAAGCGGGCGGTGAAGGCGCAACTGCGCCCGGTGCTCAATGGCATGCGCATCGACTGGAGGGGCATGTCGATCATCGCCCACGCCATGCAGAAGCACGTGGCGGCGCTGGAAAAGCTGATGCCGGTGAAGATACCGCCGGATACGTCGAAGCTGTTGCTATGCCCGATGCCGGGGCTGATCGTGTCGATCAATGTGACAGAGGGGCAGGAGGTCAAGGCGGGGGAAACGCTTGCCATCGTCGAGGCGATGAAGATGGAGAATGTCTTGCGTGCCGACCGCGATCTGACAGTGTCGGCGATCAACGCCAAGCAGGGCGACAGCCTGGCTGTGGACGCGGTGATCATGGAGTTCATCTAG
- the coaD gene encoding pantetheine-phosphate adenylyltransferase, producing MTIAIYAGSFDPITNGHMDVLQGSLRLADKVFVAIGVHPGKAPLFSFEERVNLIKRVATDVFGKDGERIDVVEFDGLLIDAARKYGASLMVRGLRDGTDLDYEMQMAGMNGKMAPELQTVFLPADPAVRTITATLVRQIAAMGGDVRHFVPALVADALKTKFKS from the coding sequence ATGACAATCGCGATCTATGCAGGATCATTTGATCCTATTACCAACGGTCATATGGATGTCCTGCAGGGGTCGCTCCGGCTTGCGGACAAGGTTTTCGTGGCGATCGGCGTTCACCCGGGCAAAGCCCCGCTGTTTTCGTTCGAAGAACGCGTCAATCTGATCAAGCGCGTCGCGACTGATGTTTTCGGCAAGGATGGCGAGCGGATCGACGTTGTCGAATTTGATGGTTTGCTGATCGACGCAGCGCGCAAATACGGGGCGTCCCTGATGGTTCGCGGCTTGCGTGATGGTACCGATCTCGACTATGAGATGCAGATGGCCGGGATGAACGGCAAGATGGCGCCAGAGCTGCAAACGGTATTCCTGCCGGCCGATCCGGCGGTTCGCACCATTACCGCCACATTGGTTCGCCAGATTGCAGCTATGGGCGGCGACGTCCGGCATTTTGTTCCCGCTCTTGTGGCCGACGCGCTCAAGACAAAATTCAAATCCTGA
- a CDS encoding peptidylprolyl isomerase, protein MSVFRTALLVAAVSSLSFASIARADDANTMTIKLKDGDVKVELRPDLAPKHVEQIKALAKEGGYNNVVFHRVIPGFMAQTGDVQYGNTEKGFNPQAAGTGGSTRPDLPAEFSKEPFVRGTVGMARAQSPNSANSQFFIMFTEYPSLNGQYTVVGKVTSGMDIVDKIKKGSEADNGAVENPDKMLKVTVGAGK, encoded by the coding sequence ATGTCCGTATTCCGCACAGCACTGCTTGTTGCTGCCGTCTCGTCCCTGTCATTCGCAAGTATAGCGCGTGCGGACGACGCCAATACCATGACGATCAAGCTCAAGGACGGCGACGTCAAGGTCGAGCTGCGTCCCGACCTGGCGCCGAAACATGTCGAGCAGATCAAGGCGCTCGCCAAGGAAGGCGGCTATAACAATGTCGTCTTCCACCGGGTCATTCCAGGCTTCATGGCACAGACCGGTGATGTCCAGTACGGCAATACGGAAAAAGGCTTCAATCCGCAGGCTGCAGGCACTGGCGGTTCGACGCGGCCCGATCTGCCCGCAGAGTTCTCGAAGGAACCTTTCGTGCGCGGAACAGTTGGCATGGCACGTGCCCAGAGTCCAAATTCTGCAAACTCGCAGTTTTTCATAATGTTCACCGAGTACCCCTCGCTGAATGGCCAATATACAGTCGTTGGCAAGGTCACGAGCGGCATGGATATCGTCGACAAGATCAAGAAGGGCTCGGAGGCAGACAATGGCGCTGTCGAAAACCCCGACAAGATGCTCAAGGTCACCGTTGGCGCGGGCAAGTAA
- a CDS encoding peptidylprolyl isomerase — MAYKDPENTILLETTKGDVVIELYPDLAPGHVERIKELAREGAYDGVVFHRVIDGFMAQTGDVKFGKQGGSSFNPGRAGMGGSDKPDLKAEFSNANHGRGACSMARSQSPNSANSQFFICFDDAAFLNRQYTVWGQVIEGMDNVDKIKRGEPVQDPDSIVSMRVAADAE; from the coding sequence ATGGCTTACAAAGATCCAGAAAACACCATCCTTCTCGAAACCACAAAGGGCGATGTCGTTATCGAACTTTATCCGGACCTTGCGCCCGGACATGTGGAGCGTATCAAGGAGCTCGCACGGGAAGGCGCCTATGATGGCGTCGTCTTTCATCGCGTAATCGATGGCTTCATGGCGCAAACCGGCGATGTCAAATTCGGCAAGCAGGGCGGAAGTTCCTTCAACCCGGGACGCGCCGGAATGGGTGGCTCGGACAAGCCGGACCTCAAAGCTGAATTCTCCAATGCCAACCATGGCCGCGGCGCTTGCTCGATGGCTCGTTCACAGAGCCCGAATTCTGCCAATTCGCAGTTCTTCATCTGCTTTGACGATGCGGCATTCCTCAACCGCCAGTACACGGTATGGGGCCAGGTCATTGAAGGCATGGACAATGTCGACAAGATCAAGCGCGGCGAGCCGGTGCAGGATCCGGACTCCATCGTTTCCATGCGCGTTGCCGCAGACGCCGAATAA